The Anaerobranca gottschalkii DSM 13577 sequence ATCCCTTCCATAGAGGAAATTTATCAGTATCTAAAGGGTGAAGCCCGAGAAGGTGATTTAGTGCTCACAATGGGAGCAGGGGATATTTTTAAAGTATCCTATAGTTTAGCAGATTTTTTAAATAATGATGGAGAGGAAAAGGAGTTGAAATAATGCTTGGAATTATAGGGGCAATGGATGAAGAAGTACAATTATTTAAAGAACAAATGGAAAATATAGAAATAGTCTCTAAAGCAGGTATGGAATTTTATAAGGGGATCCTCTTTGGCAAAGAGTTAGTTTTGGTAAGGTGCGGTATAGGAAAGGTAAATGCCGCTATCTGTACCCAAATTTTAGTAGATCACTTTTCAGTAGATAAAATAATATTCACTGGAGTGGCTGGAGGTCTTCACCCTGAAATAGAAGTTGGGGACATTGTTATTTCCACTGATTGTGTGCAACATGATTTCGATGCCACAGCCTTTGGCTACAAATTAGGGGAAATACCCCGTTTAAATAAAGTGGAATTTGCTGCAGATCAAGGGCTAATCCAGTTGGCAGAGGAAAGTGCTAAAAGTATACCTGATTTCCCTAAAGTTTTTAAAGGAAGAATTTTATCAGGGGATGTTTTTGTGGCAGATAAAGAAAAAGCCCTTATGTTAGGGGAAAAATTAGGAGGTTATTGT is a genomic window containing:
- a CDS encoding 5'-methylthioadenosine/adenosylhomocysteine nucleosidase; this encodes MLGIIGAMDEEVQLFKEQMENIEIVSKAGMEFYKGILFGKELVLVRCGIGKVNAAICTQILVDHFSVDKIIFTGVAGGLHPEIEVGDIVISTDCVQHDFDATAFGYKLGEIPRLNKVEFAADQGLIQLAEESAKSIPDFPKVFKGRILSGDVFVADKEKALMLGEKLGGYCVEMEGAAVAQACYLNDIKFVIIRSMSDKADGSAHHDFATFVEYSANNALKLVKAMLERL